The Marivirga salinae DNA window CGTGATTCCCAATCCGAATTTGACGGCAGAATATGCTTATAATTGGGATATAGGAATAGCAAAAGTTTTCAACGATTTTCTTAAAGTGGATTTTACAGCCTATTATACTTTGCTCAATAATGCTATGGTTCGAAGGGATTCTCAATTAAACGGACAAGATAGCATCATTTTCGATGGTGAACAAAGTAAAGTTCAGTCCATTCAAAATGCGGCTGTTGCAAATGTGTATGGAGTTCAGGCAGCAATGGAAATTAAATTTCCTGGAGGAATAAACTTGTCTTCAGATTTAAATTATCAAATAGGAGAAGAAGAATTAGATGATGGTTCGCTTAGCCCTTCAAGACATGCAGCTCCAATGTTTGGTACCACTCGTTTAAATTTCAAATCTAAAGATTGGTTAGTTCAGCTTTACGCTAATTATCAAGCGGAACGCCAACATTCAGAATTAGCAGTTGAAGAAAGAGGAAAAACTGAAATTTATGCATTGAATGAGAATGGCAATACTTATGCACCAGCTTGGTATACTCTTAATTTTAAATTGAGCTATCAGTTTTTACAGGATTTGAGTTTAAATGTTGGAATAGAAAACATTACTGACCAACGATACAGGCCATATAGTTCAGGTATGTCTGCTCCTGGAAGGAATTATATTATGTCTCTTAATTTTAAGTTTTAATCTATATTTTGAATTCAAGAGATTGCCGAAAACGGTAGTCTCTTGAATCTTTTCTTTTGATTTGCACTTTCAATTCCTTTTGCCAATCATTATTCGTAATTTTGCAGCTTCATTGAGGAATCCATATGAACAAGTTAGAACAAGAGATAAGCAAGCGTAGAACTTTTGGCATTATTGCCCACCCTGATGCTGGTAAAACCACTTTAACGGAAAAACTTTTACTTTTCGGTGGTGCTATTAATAAAGCTGGAGCTGTTAAGTCCAATAAAATTGATACGGCCACCAAATCGGATTGGATGGAGATTGAAAAGCAGAGAGGTATTTCTGTAGCTACTTCCGTGATGGGATTCGAATATAAAGATTTAAAAATCAACTTATTGGATACTCCTGGTCACCAAGATTTTGCTGAGGATACTTATCGAACGCTGACTGCTGTCGATAGCGTGGTGATGGTAATTGATTGCGTGAAAGGGGTGGAGCAACAAACGGAGAAGTTGATGGAAGTTTGTCGTATGCGAAATACTCCTGTGATTTGCTTTATCAACAAACTAGATAGAGAAGGAAGAGATCCTTATGATTTGCTCGATGAAATAGAAGAAAAATTGGACATTCAAGTTCGTCCCTTAACCTGGCCAATTGGAATGGGAAAAACCTTTAAAGGGGTTTATAATTTATTCACTAAAAACTTATTGCTATTTAAACCTAGTAAGCAACAGTTAACGGCAGAGGGTCTAGAAATTAAGGATTTGACTGATGAAAGGTTAGATGCAACTGTTGGCGATACTTTAGCTGATCAATTAAGAGAAGATGTAGAACTCATTGAAGGTGTTTATCCTGAATTAGATAAAGAAGAATATTTATCTGGAAAAGTAGCCCCTGTATTTTTTGGATCTGCTATCAATAGTTTTGGCGTAAAAGAGATGCTGGATACCTTCATCAATATTTCTCCACAGCCTAAGGAGCGTTCAACAGAAGGAAGAATTGTTAAGCCAAATGAAGAGAAATTCACTGGTTTTGTATTTAAGATTCATGCTAATATGGATCCTAAGCATAGAAACCGAATTGCTTTCGTTCGAATTTGCTCCGGAAAATTTCAAAGAGGAAGTAGTTACTTGAATGTGAGACACGATAAAAAATTCCGTTTCTCCAATGCTACAGCCTTTATGGCACAAGATAAGGAAACCGTAGATGAAGCTTATCCGGGCGATATTGTTGGTTTATTCGATACTGGAAACCTAAAAATTGGAGATACCTTATCGGAAGGTGAAAAAGGCGTTTACAAAGGAATTCCATCTTTCTCTCCTGAGATTTTCAAGGAAGTAATCAACAAAGACGCCATGAAAACCAAGCAATTGGATAAAGGCTTAACGCAGCTGATGGATGAAGGTGTGGCACAATTATTTACTTTTGAAATGGGAGCTAGAAAAGTAGTGGGAGTAGTTGGAAATCTTCAGTTTGA harbors:
- a CDS encoding peptide chain release factor 3, whose amino-acid sequence is MNKLEQEISKRRTFGIIAHPDAGKTTLTEKLLLFGGAINKAGAVKSNKIDTATKSDWMEIEKQRGISVATSVMGFEYKDLKINLLDTPGHQDFAEDTYRTLTAVDSVVMVIDCVKGVEQQTEKLMEVCRMRNTPVICFINKLDREGRDPYDLLDEIEEKLDIQVRPLTWPIGMGKTFKGVYNLFTKNLLLFKPSKQQLTAEGLEIKDLTDERLDATVGDTLADQLREDVELIEGVYPELDKEEYLSGKVAPVFFGSAINSFGVKEMLDTFINISPQPKERSTEGRIVKPNEEKFTGFVFKIHANMDPKHRNRIAFVRICSGKFQRGSSYLNVRHDKKFRFSNATAFMAQDKETVDEAYPGDIVGLFDTGNLKIGDTLSEGEKGVYKGIPSFSPEIFKEVINKDAMKTKQLDKGLTQLMDEGVAQLFTFEMGARKVVGVVGNLQFEVIQHRLKNEYGASCEFAPMNLYKACWFSSNDKKKLDEFVKSKYRHIARDKDGKMVFMAETKSWLQMVEDNFPEIDFHFQSEF